In one Sphingomonas sanguinis genomic region, the following are encoded:
- a CDS encoding HWE histidine kinase domain-containing protein, protein MNRSQPTSFFDRIVIWSLQLQLAPATQYLLTATAVLVVGLARILFVPATLPWLLFIPVTMAITLVMGKGPGLFAAVLSIATGVMSLGSLAHPTWIPREQWVAASLFFLVIVALVMLAAELRESLRRARRLNEELVESERLAVERQAFLSSVLSSSTDCIKVLDLDGKLTFMSDGGQRVMEISDFNDVAGCPWPDFWQDTGNADAKASIVSACRGEASSFIGKADTYRGTPKWWHVAVSPISGPDGSPDRILSVSRDITDLRASEEERDRFVRLAENSTDFISMARLDGGVFYLNDAAKRLVGLEEANIDRLAIADFFPAEQVETVADKVLPAVERDGHWAGELDFRHFRTGELIPVLYTVFPITDATGALIGYGTVTRDFRERRRAEDDMRLMNGELAHRLKNVLAVVQSITAQTLRGIPEAAAASQTLSARLVALGAATDLLTGSSWRSADLREIAIQALSPHGRIDERILLSGPSVTLKSELTVAFALALHELATNAAKYGALSNDVGTVTLDWSIDGEGEDASLAVRWQELGGPAVTPPERKGFGSVLIERSMRSYFSGKAATDYRPEGLVFELEARLADAAIVTGN, encoded by the coding sequence ATGAACCGTTCGCAGCCTACCAGTTTCTTCGATCGGATCGTCATCTGGTCACTTCAACTTCAGCTCGCGCCAGCGACGCAATATCTGCTGACGGCGACCGCGGTCCTCGTGGTGGGGTTGGCGCGCATCCTTTTCGTCCCCGCGACGCTGCCCTGGCTGCTCTTTATTCCAGTGACGATGGCCATCACCTTGGTGATGGGGAAGGGGCCAGGCTTGTTCGCCGCGGTGCTATCCATAGCGACCGGCGTCATGTCGTTGGGCTCGCTTGCCCACCCCACCTGGATACCGCGAGAGCAATGGGTGGCGGCGTCCCTGTTCTTTCTCGTCATCGTCGCCCTCGTCATGCTGGCCGCCGAACTCAGGGAGTCGTTACGGCGAGCGCGGCGGCTGAATGAGGAACTGGTCGAGAGCGAACGGCTAGCGGTCGAGCGGCAGGCCTTTCTGTCCAGCGTTCTTTCAAGCTCGACGGATTGCATCAAGGTGCTCGACCTCGACGGCAAGCTGACTTTCATGAGCGACGGTGGTCAGCGAGTGATGGAGATCAGCGACTTCAACGACGTTGCCGGGTGCCCCTGGCCGGATTTTTGGCAGGATACCGGCAACGCGGACGCCAAGGCTTCGATCGTATCGGCTTGCAGGGGTGAAGCATCCAGTTTCATCGGAAAAGCGGACACCTATCGCGGGACGCCAAAATGGTGGCACGTCGCGGTCAGTCCTATTTCCGGGCCGGATGGCAGCCCTGATCGTATCCTCTCCGTATCCCGCGACATCACGGACCTGCGCGCCAGTGAGGAAGAGCGCGACCGTTTCGTGCGGTTGGCCGAAAACAGCACCGACTTCATCAGCATGGCACGTCTGGACGGCGGCGTCTTCTATCTGAACGACGCGGCAAAGCGGCTCGTCGGCCTGGAGGAGGCCAATATCGATCGCCTTGCCATTGCCGACTTCTTCCCGGCCGAACAGGTCGAGACGGTTGCGGATAAGGTGCTCCCAGCGGTCGAGCGGGATGGGCATTGGGCAGGCGAACTGGACTTCCGGCATTTTCGCACCGGGGAGCTCATCCCGGTCCTCTACACCGTCTTTCCGATAACCGACGCGACCGGCGCCCTGATCGGCTACGGCACGGTCACACGCGACTTTCGCGAACGCCGTCGGGCTGAAGACGATATGCGCCTGATGAATGGCGAACTGGCGCACCGTCTCAAGAACGTGCTTGCCGTCGTCCAGTCGATAACCGCGCAGACGTTGCGCGGCATCCCCGAGGCGGCGGCGGCAAGCCAGACGCTGTCCGCACGCCTGGTGGCACTTGGCGCTGCGACCGATTTGCTGACCGGAAGTTCCTGGCGTTCGGCCGATCTGCGCGAGATCGCGATCCAGGCTCTGTCACCGCATGGCCGGATCGACGAGCGGATCTTGCTGTCCGGCCCTTCCGTGACGCTGAAGTCGGAGCTGACGGTCGCTTTCGCGCTGGCGCTCCATGAATTGGCGACCAACGCGGCGAAATATGGTGCGTTGTCGAACGACGTCGGCACGGTGACGCTGGATTGGTCGATAGACGGAGAAGGGGAGGATGCATCGCTGGCCGTGCGTTGGCAGGAATTGGGAGGGCCAGCGGTCACGCCACCCGAACGCAAAGGCTTTGGTTCGGTCCTGATAGAGCGATCCATGCGTTCCTATTTCAGTGGCAAGGCCGCGACGGACTATCGGCCTGAGGGATTGGTGTTTGAACTGGAAGCGCGGCTCGCCGACGCTGCTATCGTGACCGGGAATTAA
- a CDS encoding SDR family oxidoreductase, which yields MSVQGKTALVTGGSRGIGSAIAKRLAAEGAAVAITYAGNKAAADATVAAIESAGSTAFAFQADAADPASQRAGVEQAAAALGGIDILVHNAGVAEFSSIAEDTDETYDRQFGVNVKGLHVGTRAALPHLRDGGRIILIGSISGEMAFPATTVYSATKAAVAALARGWAKDLASRNILVNTVQPGPIDTDMNPADSDFAGQVLGAIPLGRYGKVEEIAGAVAFLAGPDASYITGTTLNIDGGATA from the coding sequence ATGTCAGTTCAGGGCAAAACAGCGCTCGTCACCGGCGGATCGCGCGGCATCGGCTCGGCCATCGCCAAGCGGTTGGCGGCCGAAGGCGCGGCGGTTGCGATCACCTATGCTGGTAACAAGGCGGCAGCCGACGCCACGGTGGCGGCGATCGAGAGCGCGGGCAGCACCGCCTTCGCCTTTCAGGCCGACGCCGCCGATCCGGCCTCGCAGCGTGCGGGCGTCGAACAGGCCGCCGCGGCATTGGGGGGGATCGACATCCTCGTCCACAATGCCGGGGTGGCCGAATTCTCCTCCATCGCCGAGGACACCGACGAAACCTATGACCGCCAGTTCGGGGTCAATGTGAAGGGCCTGCACGTCGGCACCCGCGCGGCCCTGCCACATCTGCGCGACGGCGGCCGGATCATCCTGATCGGCAGCATCTCGGGCGAGATGGCCTTCCCCGCGACCACGGTCTACAGCGCGACCAAGGCGGCGGTCGCGGCACTGGCGCGCGGCTGGGCGAAGGACCTCGCGTCGCGCAACATCCTGGTCAACACCGTGCAGCCGGGACCGATCGACACCGACATGAACCCCGCCGACAGCGATTTCGCCGGGCAGGTGCTGGGGGCCATCCCGCTCGGCCGCTACGGCAAGGTCGAGGAGATTGCGGGTGCCGTCGCGTTCCTTGCCGGGCCGGATGCAAGCTATATCACCGGCACGACCCTAAACATCGATGGCGGCGCGACCGCATAA
- a CDS encoding hybrid sensor histidine kinase/response regulator, whose amino-acid sequence MNEQQIPAALRGADRFERLVNSIRDYAIYLLDREGHVVSWNAGAERFKGYTAQEIIGQHFSRFYTDDDRAAGLPTRALRIAAAEGVFEAEGWRLRKDGTRFWTSVVIDPVRDDQGTLIGFAKVTRDITDKREAQQALLESEQRFSLLVQGIKDYAIYMLDPVGFVTNWNRGAQAIKGYRADEIIGTHFSTFYTEEDRQSGEPTRALQVAIERGKYEVEAWRVRKGGARFRAGVLIAPIVDGRGTLIGFAKITRDLTERWQAQQDVERAREAMAQAQKMEAVGRLTGGVAHDFNNLLTIIRSSADLLRVPTLSPEKRDRYVEAIAETADRAAALTSQLLAFSRRQPLRPEVFDVSACVLEMRPLIETSVGSSIVIAIEGSEAAIVNADRNQFETALLNLVINARDAMPAGGTLTLASATVDGLPALRGHGPASGRFVALRVADNGSGIAPDTMKNIFEPFFTTKPMNKGTGLGLSQVHGFAKQSGGDVDVESQVGIGTAFTLYLPFAAGMQPVHPVSDIPKHAAVTRRILLVEDNEAVGQFARSLFEELGQIVTWVQSGEDALALLERAHEKIDLVFSDVIMPGINGLDLARRIRDRWPAMPVILTTGYSDALAEHQNHGFPLLRKPYSVSGLTAFISCAEV is encoded by the coding sequence GTGAACGAACAGCAAATCCCGGCGGCGCTCCGAGGGGCGGACCGATTCGAGCGGCTGGTCAATTCGATCAGGGATTATGCCATCTATCTTCTGGATCGCGAAGGTCATGTCGTGAGCTGGAATGCCGGAGCCGAGCGGTTCAAGGGATACACCGCCCAAGAGATCATCGGACAGCATTTTTCACGCTTCTATACCGACGATGATCGCGCCGCCGGCCTGCCGACGCGTGCGCTGCGGATCGCGGCGGCGGAGGGCGTTTTCGAGGCAGAGGGGTGGCGGCTGCGCAAGGACGGCACGCGCTTCTGGACAAGCGTGGTGATCGATCCGGTGCGCGACGACCAGGGGACGCTGATCGGTTTCGCGAAGGTCACGCGCGACATTACGGACAAGCGTGAGGCCCAGCAGGCATTGCTGGAAAGCGAGCAGCGGTTCAGCCTGCTGGTGCAGGGCATAAAAGACTATGCCATCTACATGCTCGACCCCGTCGGCTTCGTCACCAACTGGAATCGCGGTGCGCAGGCGATCAAGGGATATCGGGCCGACGAGATCATCGGCACGCATTTCTCGACCTTCTACACCGAGGAGGATCGGCAGAGCGGCGAGCCGACGCGCGCCCTGCAGGTAGCGATCGAGCGAGGCAAGTATGAGGTCGAGGCGTGGCGGGTACGCAAGGGCGGCGCGCGGTTTCGCGCCGGTGTGCTGATCGCGCCCATCGTCGACGGCCGAGGTACGCTGATCGGCTTTGCAAAGATCACACGCGACCTGACCGAGCGCTGGCAGGCGCAGCAGGATGTCGAGCGTGCGCGCGAGGCGATGGCGCAGGCGCAGAAGATGGAGGCGGTCGGTCGGCTGACGGGCGGTGTCGCGCATGATTTCAACAATCTGCTCACGATCATCCGCTCGTCCGCCGACTTGCTGCGCGTCCCGACGCTGTCGCCCGAAAAGCGCGACCGCTATGTCGAAGCGATCGCAGAGACTGCCGATCGTGCTGCGGCCCTGACCTCGCAACTGCTTGCCTTTTCACGTCGGCAGCCGCTGCGCCCTGAGGTGTTCGACGTCAGCGCGTGCGTTTTGGAGATGCGTCCGCTGATCGAGACGAGCGTCGGCTCCTCGATCGTCATCGCGATAGAGGGGAGTGAGGCCGCGATCGTCAACGCGGATCGCAATCAGTTCGAAACCGCGTTGCTGAACCTCGTCATCAACGCCCGCGATGCGATGCCCGCGGGCGGTACGCTGACGCTGGCCAGTGCGACCGTCGACGGCTTGCCCGCATTGCGCGGCCACGGCCCGGCGAGCGGCCGCTTCGTAGCGTTACGTGTCGCAGACAATGGCAGCGGCATCGCACCGGACACGATGAAGAATATCTTCGAGCCGTTCTTCACCACCAAACCCATGAACAAGGGCACCGGCCTGGGGCTTAGTCAGGTGCACGGTTTCGCCAAACAGTCCGGGGGCGACGTCGACGTCGAGAGCCAAGTCGGTATCGGGACGGCCTTCACGCTTTACCTACCCTTCGCGGCAGGCATGCAGCCGGTGCACCCCGTGTCCGACATTCCGAAGCACGCCGCGGTCACTCGGCGCATCCTGCTCGTCGAGGACAATGAGGCCGTCGGTCAGTTCGCGCGGAGCCTGTTCGAGGAACTGGGGCAGATCGTCACCTGGGTGCAGAGCGGAGAGGACGCCCTGGCGCTGCTCGAGCGGGCGCACGAAAAGATCGATCTCGTCTTCAGCGACGTCATCATGCCCGGCATCAACGGCCTGGACCTTGCCCGCCGCATCCGTGATCGCTGGCCAGCGATGCCCGTCATCCTCACTACCGGGTATAGCGATGCGCTGGCAGAGCATCAGAACCATGGCTTTCCCTTGCTGCGCAAACCCTATTCGGTCAGCGGCCTGACGGCGTTCATCAGCTGCGCTGAAGTGTGA
- a CDS encoding ArsR/SmtB family transcription factor, which yields MPRFTHPRLEDVPLDLALHALADPNRLAMVARLAATERLSCTDAAPCESIPKSTLSNHLKLLRAAGLIETTQAGREMINTLRRAEFDRRFPGLLDAVLANRAA from the coding sequence ATGCCCCGCTTCACCCATCCCCGGCTGGAGGACGTTCCGCTCGATCTGGCGCTGCATGCGCTGGCCGATCCCAATCGGCTGGCCATGGTGGCGCGTCTCGCCGCGACCGAGCGGTTGAGCTGCACCGACGCCGCCCCGTGCGAGTCCATCCCGAAAAGCACGCTGTCCAACCACTTGAAATTGCTGCGCGCGGCGGGCTTGATCGAGACGACGCAGGCCGGGCGCGAGATGATCAACACGCTGCGACGCGCCGAATTCGACCGGCGCTTTCCCGGTCTGCTCGACGCGGTCCTCGCCAACCGGGCCGCATGA
- a CDS encoding response regulator, whose product MPIGSKTILIVEDEALVRFDLIDFFAHAGWRVFDAENADEAIRLLDAHDEIRVVLTDVQMPGSMDGVKLAHYVRERFPPAVLFVVSGNVPIPKSELPARATFLPKPFDPHRLLRQIEEVAQA is encoded by the coding sequence ATGCCGATCGGCAGCAAAACAATCCTGATCGTGGAGGACGAAGCCTTGGTCAGGTTCGACCTAATCGACTTCTTCGCCCATGCCGGGTGGCGGGTCTTCGACGCGGAGAATGCCGACGAAGCCATCCGCCTTCTTGATGCGCACGACGAAATTCGCGTCGTCCTGACCGATGTACAAATGCCGGGGTCAATGGATGGCGTGAAACTCGCACATTATGTTCGCGAGCGCTTCCCCCCGGCGGTCTTGTTCGTCGTATCCGGTAACGTTCCGATCCCGAAAAGCGAATTGCCTGCGCGAGCGACGTTTCTGCCCAAACCTTTCGATCCTCACCGTCTTTTGCGCCAGATCGAGGAGGTGGCGCAGGCGTGA
- the katG gene encoding catalase/peroxidase HPI — MADYEQPKSGGCPMGGKGGGEVKARSLLGRTNKDWWPDALPIDMLHQHGISPDPMGEDFDYAEAFNTLDYAALKADLLALMTDSKAWWPADYGHYGPFMIRMAWHAAGTYRVTDGRGGSSSGQQRFEPLNSWPDNGNLDKARRLLWPIKQKYGKHISWADLFILAGNVAIESMGGPTFGFAGGRKDVYASEGDTFWGAEELWVDEGAQTRITEELPELEGPLAAIQMGLIYVNPEGPGGNPDPLTSARDMKATFQRMAMNSEETVALTAGGHAFGKAHGAKPPTGFKNPAAEAIHQQGLGWLTDSDEIGQGHITTSGIEGAWSNNPTKWTGDYLRLLFKYDYELTQSPAGAKQWTPVNPDPEDMAPDARDPNKRVPTMMTTADMALKMDPEFREIALRFRDDQAALDDAFARAWFKLTHRDMGPKIRYLGPEAPEETLLWQDPVPEGTAPSDAAVAAFKDAVLASGLTVAQLVKTAWASASTYRRSDHRGGANGARIALAPQKDWAVNEPEQLQKVLAKLNELRGDLSLADAIVLAGSAAVEKAARDAGFDVSVPFLGGRGDATQEWTDVESFKWMEPQADGFRNYLKTRNPVKTEELLLDRAALLGLSAPEMTVLIGGLRVLGANVGDAPEGVLTDRPGQLTNDFFVNLLDNDTFWDLVDASSDEKFIGYDRGGRQEKWRATRTDLIFGSNSQLRATAEVYAENGHEEKFVRDFVRAWVKVMNADRFDVTSKPVSANQAS; from the coding sequence ATGGCCGATTATGAACAGCCCAAGAGCGGCGGCTGCCCGATGGGCGGCAAGGGCGGCGGCGAGGTGAAGGCGCGGTCGCTGCTGGGGCGGACCAACAAGGACTGGTGGCCCGATGCGCTGCCGATCGACATGCTGCACCAGCACGGCATCTCGCCCGATCCGATGGGCGAGGATTTCGACTATGCCGAGGCGTTCAACACGCTCGACTATGCCGCGCTCAAGGCCGACCTGCTTGCGCTGATGACCGACAGCAAGGCGTGGTGGCCGGCTGACTATGGTCATTATGGTCCGTTCATGATCCGCATGGCCTGGCATGCCGCCGGTACGTATCGCGTGACCGATGGGCGCGGCGGGTCTTCGTCGGGCCAGCAGCGTTTCGAGCCGCTCAACTCGTGGCCGGACAACGGCAACCTCGACAAGGCGCGTCGCCTGTTGTGGCCGATCAAGCAGAAATACGGCAAGCATATCAGCTGGGCCGATCTGTTCATCCTGGCGGGCAACGTCGCCATCGAGAGCATGGGCGGGCCGACCTTCGGCTTCGCGGGCGGCCGCAAGGATGTCTATGCGTCGGAGGGTGACACCTTCTGGGGAGCCGAGGAGCTGTGGGTCGATGAAGGCGCGCAGACCCGCATCACCGAGGAACTGCCCGAGCTGGAGGGGCCGCTCGCCGCGATCCAGATGGGCCTCATCTACGTCAACCCCGAAGGTCCCGGCGGCAATCCCGACCCGCTGACCTCGGCGCGCGACATGAAGGCGACGTTCCAGCGGATGGCGATGAACTCGGAAGAGACAGTCGCGCTGACCGCCGGTGGCCACGCCTTCGGCAAGGCGCATGGCGCCAAGCCCCCCACGGGCTTCAAGAACCCTGCCGCGGAAGCGATCCACCAGCAGGGTCTGGGCTGGCTGACCGACAGTGATGAGATCGGCCAGGGGCATATCACGACGTCGGGCATCGAGGGTGCCTGGTCGAACAACCCGACCAAGTGGACTGGCGACTATCTGCGGCTGTTGTTCAAGTATGACTATGAGCTGACGCAGAGCCCGGCGGGCGCCAAGCAGTGGACCCCGGTCAACCCGGACCCCGAGGACATGGCACCCGACGCGCGCGATCCGAACAAGCGCGTGCCGACCATGATGACCACCGCCGACATGGCGCTGAAGATGGACCCCGAGTTCCGCGAGATCGCACTGCGCTTCCGTGACGATCAGGCGGCGCTGGACGATGCCTTCGCCCGCGCCTGGTTCAAGCTGACCCATCGCGATATGGGGCCGAAGATCCGCTATCTCGGACCGGAGGCGCCCGAAGAGACGCTGCTCTGGCAGGATCCGGTACCGGAAGGCACCGCGCCGTCCGACGCCGCCGTGGCCGCGTTCAAGGACGCGGTGCTCGCGAGCGGACTGACGGTTGCGCAACTGGTCAAGACCGCCTGGGCTTCGGCATCGACCTATCGCCGGTCGGACCATCGCGGCGGCGCGAACGGCGCCCGCATCGCGCTGGCGCCGCAAAAGGACTGGGCGGTCAACGAGCCGGAACAGCTTCAGAAGGTGCTCGCCAAGCTGAACGAGCTGCGCGGCGACCTGTCGCTGGCCGATGCGATCGTGCTGGCCGGTTCGGCGGCGGTCGAGAAGGCGGCGCGCGATGCCGGGTTCGACGTGTCGGTCCCGTTCCTGGGCGGTCGCGGTGACGCGACTCAGGAATGGACCGATGTCGAAAGCTTCAAGTGGATGGAGCCGCAGGCCGATGGTTTCCGCAACTATCTGAAGACTCGCAACCCGGTGAAGACCGAGGAACTGCTGCTCGACCGGGCGGCGCTGCTGGGATTGTCCGCGCCGGAAATGACCGTGCTGATCGGCGGCCTGCGCGTGCTGGGCGCGAATGTCGGCGACGCTCCCGAAGGCGTCCTGACCGATCGTCCGGGGCAGCTGACCAACGACTTCTTCGTCAACCTGCTCGACAATGATACCTTCTGGGATCTGGTCGATGCGTCGAGCGACGAGAAGTTCATCGGCTATGACCGTGGCGGCCGTCAGGAAAAGTGGCGCGCGACCCGCACCGACCTGATCTTCGGCTCGAACTCGCAGCTGCGCGCGACCGCCGAAGTCTATGCCGAGAACGGGCATGAGGAAAAGTTCGTGCGCGACTTCGTGCGGGCATGGGTGAAGGTGATGAACGCCGATCGCTTCGACGTGACCTCGAAGCCGGTATCGGCCAACCAAGCCAGTTAA
- a CDS encoding nuclear transport factor 2 family protein — MMTAIALTASLVASSVATPTDGLAQEIGALDAKVFDAYNRCDLPTFSDYFDPGLSFYHDTGGATFGRDAMVDGVRKYICGKVRRELIPATLRVYPIKDYGAIEEGEHRFCELATGRCEGIAKFVMVWAKRNGAWRITSVLSYGHRSATPEEQEASDR, encoded by the coding sequence ATGATGACCGCCATCGCCCTCACCGCATCGCTTGTCGCGTCATCGGTAGCAACGCCGACCGACGGCTTGGCCCAGGAGATCGGTGCGCTCGATGCAAAGGTGTTCGACGCCTATAATCGCTGCGATCTGCCGACCTTCTCCGACTATTTCGACCCAGGGCTTTCCTTCTATCACGACACCGGCGGAGCGACGTTCGGGCGGGATGCCATGGTGGACGGCGTTCGCAAATATATCTGCGGCAAGGTCAGGCGAGAACTGATCCCGGCCACGCTCCGCGTCTATCCGATCAAGGACTATGGAGCGATAGAGGAAGGCGAGCACCGGTTCTGCGAGCTGGCGACCGGACGTTGCGAGGGTATCGCGAAATTCGTGATGGTCTGGGCGAAGCGGAACGGTGCGTGGCGGATCACCAGCGTACTCAGCTACGGCCATCGCAGCGCAACCCCCGAAGAACAGGAAGCCAGCGACAGATAG
- a CDS encoding FKBP-type peptidyl-prolyl cis-trans isomerase, giving the protein MMSIPPALHRLSIALLLSATVAGASAPLAAQIGKVAKAPAPKAAPDAGIIPMPLTPIVPASQRSCAMQTPSGLGYTVLRAASGPKPPADAMVLVNYIGYLKTTGAVIDQAMQTPMPVNGVVPGFSEGLQMVGRGGIMRLCIPPALGYGAQASGPIPANADLVFQIELLDFKTAAEIDALRKAGDAAPTPPTSPKP; this is encoded by the coding sequence ATGATGTCCATTCCCCCCGCCCTTCATCGGCTGTCCATCGCCCTTCTGCTTTCCGCGACGGTGGCAGGCGCCTCAGCCCCGCTGGCGGCGCAGATCGGAAAGGTGGCAAAAGCCCCCGCCCCGAAGGCAGCGCCGGATGCCGGCATCATTCCCATGCCACTGACGCCCATCGTGCCCGCATCGCAGCGGTCTTGCGCCATGCAGACCCCGTCCGGCCTGGGCTATACGGTGCTGCGTGCGGCGAGCGGACCCAAGCCCCCTGCGGACGCGATGGTGCTCGTCAACTATATCGGCTATCTGAAGACGACAGGCGCAGTCATCGACCAGGCCATGCAGACGCCGATGCCGGTGAACGGCGTCGTCCCCGGATTTTCGGAAGGGCTGCAGATGGTCGGCCGGGGCGGCATCATGCGGCTCTGCATCCCCCCGGCGCTCGGCTATGGGGCGCAAGCCTCCGGACCGATCCCCGCCAATGCGGACCTCGTATTCCAGATCGAGCTTCTCGACTTCAAGACCGCCGCCGAGATCGATGCGCTGCGCAAGGCGGGCGACGCGGCCCCGACCCCACCCACCTCGCCAAAGCCGTGA
- a CDS encoding ArnT family glycosyltransferase: protein MGTSRSKPETTALAAAALVAIFHLALGGRYDLFRDELYFIVCGQHPAFGYVDQPPGVPIMAALLYKLGLGAWGLRIPAALAAGALVWLAMRFARQLGGGRSGEALTGLACAIAPMFMGMAATLNTSAFEPLAWSAIACLFVRADRQGNDRALIVAGIVAGLALQIKYAMVFWIVGLGVGLLCTPQRRLFLRPALWMGVALAAAIALPSFLWQYVHGFPFLELGAAAKGKNADIPALPFLINQLMVMNPVLAPLWITGLIAPFFVRRLHDLRFLVIAAIVVVVIVRLGHGKDYYLAPLYPTFFTIGAITIASGLNGAIGRIAIGIAGTAALAFSALVAPLALPILSPPALIDYMRHLGVAPQQQERSFKGTALPQVMADQLGWRDFVRQVEAAWNRIPAAQRASTVIKVENYGEAAALDLYGQGRLPVVSGHNQYYLWGLRGHRPTNILSVQGDMAGLRPYCRSATLLDTTWSRYAMANENGKVIAFCEGLTPRLEMLWPELKNFS, encoded by the coding sequence ATGGGGACATCGCGGTCGAAACCGGAGACGACAGCGCTCGCCGCTGCGGCCCTGGTTGCGATTTTCCATCTTGCGCTGGGTGGACGATACGACCTGTTCCGCGACGAGCTGTACTTCATCGTCTGCGGCCAGCATCCCGCCTTCGGTTATGTCGATCAGCCTCCGGGCGTGCCGATCATGGCCGCCTTGCTTTACAAGCTCGGTCTTGGGGCCTGGGGCCTGCGCATTCCAGCGGCGCTTGCGGCAGGCGCACTGGTCTGGCTCGCGATGCGCTTTGCCCGACAGCTGGGGGGCGGGCGATCCGGCGAAGCGCTGACCGGTCTCGCCTGCGCCATCGCGCCCATGTTCATGGGGATGGCGGCGACACTGAATACATCCGCGTTCGAGCCGCTGGCCTGGAGCGCCATCGCCTGTCTGTTCGTGCGCGCCGATCGGCAGGGAAACGACCGCGCCCTGATCGTGGCCGGAATTGTCGCGGGGCTCGCCCTGCAGATCAAATATGCGATGGTCTTCTGGATCGTGGGACTGGGCGTCGGCCTGCTCTGCACGCCGCAGCGGCGTCTCTTCCTCCGGCCCGCCTTATGGATGGGCGTGGCCCTGGCGGCGGCGATCGCGCTGCCGTCGTTTCTCTGGCAATATGTCCATGGCTTTCCGTTTCTGGAACTGGGCGCCGCCGCGAAGGGAAAGAATGCGGACATTCCGGCGCTGCCCTTCCTGATCAACCAGCTCATGGTCATGAACCCCGTCCTCGCGCCCTTGTGGATCACGGGGCTGATCGCGCCGTTTTTCGTTCGCCGCCTGCACGACCTGCGCTTTCTGGTCATCGCCGCGATCGTGGTCGTCGTCATCGTACGGCTGGGTCACGGCAAGGATTATTACCTCGCTCCGCTCTACCCGACATTCTTCACGATCGGCGCGATCACGATAGCATCGGGCCTGAACGGCGCGATCGGCAGAATCGCCATCGGGATCGCAGGCACGGCGGCTTTGGCCTTTTCCGCCTTGGTCGCCCCGCTGGCCTTGCCGATCCTGTCGCCACCCGCCCTCATCGACTATATGCGTCATCTGGGCGTCGCGCCGCAGCAGCAGGAACGCAGCTTCAAGGGCACCGCCCTGCCCCAGGTCATGGCGGACCAGCTGGGCTGGCGCGATTTCGTGCGACAGGTGGAGGCCGCATGGAACCGCATCCCGGCCGCGCAACGTGCCTCAACCGTCATCAAGGTCGAGAATTACGGGGAAGCCGCGGCGCTCGATCTGTATGGCCAAGGCCGTCTTCCCGTGGTTAGCGGCCACAATCAATATTATCTCTGGGGCCTGCGGGGACACCGGCCGACTAACATCCTGTCGGTGCAGGGCGACATGGCCGGACTGCGCCCCTATTGCCGCTCGGCGACGCTGCTCGACACCACCTGGTCGCGCTATGCGATGGCGAATGAGAACGGCAAGGTGATCGCGTTTTGCGAAGGGCTGACGCCCAGGCTGGAAATGCTGTGGCCCGAGTTGAAGAACTTTTCGTGA
- a CDS encoding YaiI/YqxD family protein, protein MENRPYILVDADACPVKDEIYRVAYRLDVPVTVVSNAPLRVPQHPLITRMVVGDGFDAADDWIVERTDAMAIIITADILLADRCLKLGAAVIAPNGKPFTTSSIGNAVAVRAIMADLRAGGDRVGGPPPFGKEDRSRFLSALDASLMRALRQVRP, encoded by the coding sequence GTGGAAAACCGGCCCTATATCCTCGTCGACGCCGACGCCTGTCCGGTGAAGGACGAAATCTATCGCGTCGCCTACCGCCTGGACGTTCCGGTGACGGTGGTCAGCAACGCGCCGCTCCGCGTTCCACAGCATCCGTTGATTACGCGCATGGTAGTCGGCGACGGCTTCGATGCGGCGGATGACTGGATCGTCGAGCGCACCGACGCCATGGCGATCATCATCACCGCCGACATCCTGTTGGCCGATCGCTGCCTCAAGCTGGGCGCGGCCGTGATCGCCCCTAATGGCAAGCCGTTCACCACCAGCTCGATCGGAAACGCCGTCGCGGTGCGGGCCATCATGGCCGACCTGCGCGCGGGGGGCGATCGCGTCGGCGGACCACCTCCGTTCGGAAAGGAGGATCGCTCGCGTTTCCTCTCCGCACTGGACGCGTCGCTGATGCGGGCACTCCGTCAAGTGAGGCCCTAG